From a region of the Paralichthys olivaceus isolate ysfri-2021 chromosome 4, ASM2471397v2, whole genome shotgun sequence genome:
- the golph3a gene encoding Golgi phosphoprotein 3 — translation MTSLTQRSSGLVQRRTEASRNAADKDRPSAEEDHEPRGDEQEDDDTGDSKETRLTLMEEVLLLGLKDREGYTSFWNDCISSGLRGCMLIELALRGRLQLETCGMRRKSLLARKVICKSDAPTGDVLLDEALKHIKDTQPPETVQSWIELLSGETWNPLKLHYQLRNVRERLAKNLVEKGVLTTEKQNFLLFDMTTHPLTNNNIKQRLIKKVQEAVLDKWVNDPHRMDKRMLALIFLAHSSDVLENAFAPLLDDQYDLAMKRVRQLLELEPEGESMKANTNELVWAVVAAFTK, via the exons ATGACTTCCTTGACTCAGCGGAGTTCGGGCCTCGTGCAGAGGCGGACAGAAGCCTCGCGCAACGCCGCCGACAAAGACCGTCCGTCGGCCGAGGAGGACCACGAGCCCCGAGGAGACGAGCAGGAAGACGACGATACCGGAGACTCGAAAGAAACACGTCTCACCTTGATGGAAGAAGTGCTGCTGTTAGGCCTGAAGGACCGAGAG GGCTACACCTCGTTCTGGAATGACTGCATTTCATCCGGGTTGCGAGGTTGCATGCTGATAGAACTGGCCCTGAGAGGACGCCTCCAGCTGGAGACGTGTGGCATGAGGAGGAAAAGTCTGCTGGCTAGGAAG GTAATTTGTAAGTCAGATGCTCCAACAGGTGACGTGCTCCTGGATGAAGCCCTGAAACACATCAAAGACACTCAACCACCAGAAACTGTGCAGAGTTGGATTGAACTGCTCAGTG GAGAGACGTGGAACCCCCTGAAGCTTCATTATCAACTGAGGAACGTCCGTGAACGGTTGGCCAAAAACTTGGTGGAGAAGGGTGTCCTCACTACTGAGAAGCAGAACTTTCTGCTTTTTGATATGACCACACATCCTCTgaccaacaacaacatcaagCAGCGCCTCATCAAGAAGGTCCAGGAGGCTGTACTGGACAAGTGGGTGAATGACCCTCATCGAATGGACAAGCGGATGCTCGCACTCATCTTCTTAGCTCATTCCTCCGATGTCCTGGAAAATGCCTTTGCCCCGCTGCTAGACGACCAATATGACCTGGCCATGAAGAGAGTGCGGCAGCTGTTGGAACTGGAGCCCGAGGGGGAGAGCATGAAGGCTAACACCAATGAGCTGGTATGGGCTGTGGTGGCTGCCTTCACCAAATGA
- the mocs2 gene encoding molybdopterin synthase sulfur carrier subunit isoform X2, producing the protein MTSQVFVFYFAKSVELTGVKQEEVTAVPTPITSRDLWNLLVQRHPRLSILQDHVVLAVRQQYVDIGDQVVTLGDGDEVAVVPPLSGG; encoded by the exons ATGACTTCACAG gTTTTTGTGTTCTACTTCGCCAAAAGTGTGGAGCTAACTGGAGTGAAGCAGGAGGAGGTCACTGCAGTGCCAACACCAATCACTAGCCGGGACCTTTGGAACCTGTTGGTACAGCGACACCCGAG actTTCTATCCTCCAGGATCACGTGGTGTTGGCAGTGCGTCAGCAGTACGTTGACATTGGCGACCAGGTGGTAACCCTGGGAGACGGGGACGAGGTGGCAGTGGTACCACCTCTCAGTGGAGGATAG
- the LOC109640147 gene encoding molybdopterin synthase catalytic subunit gives MSEERRDILKLSRDWLPVQEVVDAVSSASCGAVSVFIGTTREDEVDGRKVIGLEYEAYELMAQSEFTKLCADIRERWPSVTHICVHHRLGWVKVGEASVVMAISTPHRHDSQQAIQHCISQLKANVPIWKKEVYDTQEASWKENSECPWSNSGAQRENINVNMSV, from the exons atGTCAGAAGAGCGGAGAGACATCCTCAAGCTGAGCCGTGATTGGCTGCCTGTTCAGGAAGTGGTGGATGCCGTCAGCAGCGCTTCCTGTGGAGCTGTTTCAGTGTTTATAG gtaCAACACGTGAAGATGAGGTGGACGGCAGGAAGGTGATTGGTCTGGAGTACGAGGCGTACGAGCTCATGGCCCAGTCAGAGTTCACTAAACTGTGTGCTGACATTCGAGAGCGCTGGCCAAGTGTGACGCATATCTGTGTCCACCACAGGCTAGG GTGGGTAAAGGTGGGCGAGGCCAGTGTTGTCATGGCGATTTCGACACCTCATCGCCATGACAGCCAGCAGGCGATCCAGCATTGCATCAGCCAGCTGAAGGCCAATGTCCCAATCTGGAAGAAG GAAGTGTATGACACGCAGGAGGCCAGCTGGAAGGAGAACTCTGAGTGTCCCTGGTCGAACAGTGgagctcagagagaaaacatcaaCGTTAACATGTCGGTGTGA
- the mocs2 gene encoding molybdopterin synthase sulfur carrier subunit isoform X1 — translation MFGSRRFIHDFTGQFTLTCRSCIVVLSSVHVRRNRREEMRNVYNVFVFYFAKSVELTGVKQEEVTAVPTPITSRDLWNLLVQRHPRLSILQDHVVLAVRQQYVDIGDQVVTLGDGDEVAVVPPLSGG, via the exons ATGTTTGGAAGCAGAAGATTCATCCATGACTTCACAGGTCAGTTCACACTCACATGTCGGTCCTGCATCGTTGTTCTCAGCAGCGTGCACGTGAGGAGAAATagaagagaagagatgagaAATGTTTACAAT gTTTTTGTGTTCTACTTCGCCAAAAGTGTGGAGCTAACTGGAGTGAAGCAGGAGGAGGTCACTGCAGTGCCAACACCAATCACTAGCCGGGACCTTTGGAACCTGTTGGTACAGCGACACCCGAG actTTCTATCCTCCAGGATCACGTGGTGTTGGCAGTGCGTCAGCAGTACGTTGACATTGGCGACCAGGTGGTAACCCTGGGAGACGGGGACGAGGTGGCAGTGGTACCACCTCTCAGTGGAGGATAG
- the LOC109640150 gene encoding E3 ubiquitin-protein ligase DTX3L, translating into MEFITDITGIVDEADYTDPGRLMKILRSYSCEKKGSCYRVAGTYKELEHLSVQLSAEKHYVHSATHGQQDASTHIKSMHVSAVVMTYIQQKCSKELTKIQGNSFVFETQPELRTVHNNPSSTVQVIIRPQGVPKPPVQADYVRQRFITFYQRTASDLQVTSVSVSPHEHKDLQLRFPRILFKPSHKYEVTATAPFVHIAQLKKFLLQNTLSSSLVQPGNKGSKDTLSSRTSGPQPTQDKDPEDELCPICMEPIAITEKHTLQCKHSFCRDCLETAFKYKPVCPTCGKVHGTLTGTQPDGGKMKVTTNGSSLPGYEKYGTILIHYYIPSGIQKAEHPNPGQTYEGVSRVAYLPDSSEGRRILKLLIRAFDQRLIFTVGRSTTTGRNNTVTWNDIHHKTSTHGGPTCYGYPDPDYLSRVEDELKLKGID; encoded by the exons ATGGAG TTTATCACAGACATCACCGGCATCGTTGATGAGGCTGATTACACAGACCCTGGAAGATTAATGAAGATTCTTCGATCTTACAGTTGTGAGAAAAAAGGTTCCTGCTACAGAGTGGCAGGAACCTATAAAGAACTGGAGCACCTTTCAGTTCAACTTTCAGCAGAGAAACATTACGTCCATTCTGCCACACATGGTCAGCAAGATGCTTCAACTCATATCAAATCAATGCATGTATCTGCAGTTGTCATGACCTACATTCAGCAAAAATGTTCAAAAGAACTCACCAAAATTCAAGGGAACAGTTTTGTCTTTGAAACCCAGCCTGAACTCAGAACAGTGCACAATAACCCCAGTAGTACAGTGCAGGTGATTATAAGACCACAGGGTGTCCCCAAACCCCCTGTTCAAGCTGATTATGTCAGACAAAGATTCATCACATTCTACCAGAGAACTGCCTCTGACTTGCAGGTCACTTCTGTCTCTGTGAGTCCACACGAACACAAAGACCTGCAGCTGAGGTTTCCCCGTATCCTTTTTAAACCCAGTCACAAATATGAAGTAACAGCGACTGCGCCCTTTGTGCACATTGCTCAATTAAAAAAGTTCCTTTTACAAAATACACTAAGCTCAAGCTTAGTTCAACCAGGGAACAAAGGTTCAAAGGACACTCTAAGCAGCAGAACCTCGGGTCCTCAGCCTACACAAGACAAAGATCCTGAAGATGAATTATGTCCAATCTGTATGGAACCAATAGCGATTACAGAGAAGCACACCCTGCAGTGCAAGCACTCCTTCTGCAGAGACTGTTTGGAAACAGCTTTTAAGTACAAGCCTGTATGCCCCACATGTGGAAAGGTACATGGTACTTTGACAGGGACACAACCTGATGGAGGCAAAATGAAAGTCACCACAAACGGTTCATCTTTACCTGGATATGAGAAATATGGAACAATTCTTATCCACTATTACATTCCAAGTGGCATCCAAAAG gcggagcatcctaatcctggtcagacatatgaaggtgtatcCCGCGTggcctatctcccagactcctcagagggcaggaggatcctgaagctgttgatacgtgcctttgatcagagactcatcttcaccgtggGTCGCTCCACTACCACTGGCAGGAACAATACAGTCACATGGAATGATattcaccacaaaacctcaacacacggggggccaacttg ctatggatacccagatcctgattacctcagccgagttgaagacgaactgaaactcaagggaattgactga